One Rhea pennata isolate bPtePen1 chromosome 31, bPtePen1.pri, whole genome shotgun sequence genomic window carries:
- the S100A1 gene encoding protein S100-A1 — protein MASQLEGAMETLINVFHHYSGKEGDKYKLSKKELKELLQSELGCFLETQKDAGAVEKIMQDLDENGDGEVDFQEYVVLVAALTVACNTFFWENA, from the exons ATGGCGTCGCAGCTGGAGGGGGCCATGGAGACGCTCATCAACGTCTTCCACCACTACTCGGGCAAGGAGGGCGACAAGTACAAGCTGAGCAAGAAGGAGCTcaaggagctgctgcagagcgAGCTGGGCTGCTTCCTGGAG ACCCAGAAGGACGCGGGCGCCGTGGAGAAGATCATGCAGGACCTGGACGAGAACGGCGACGGCGAGGTGGATTTCCAGGAGTACGTGGTGCTGGTGGCCGCCCTCACCGTCGCCTGCAACACCTTCTTCTGGGAGAACGCCTGa
- the S100A13 gene encoding protein S100-A13, whose amino-acid sequence MAAARRTELETAIETLVAVFCRHAAREGRGGALTAARLRRLLRLEPPELSQDAGTSELDTSRDGELSFGEYWRLLGEAARSVRRDGAGTPE is encoded by the exons AtggccgcggcccggcggaCGGAGCTGGAGACGGCCATCGAGACGCTCGTCGCCGTCTTCTGCAGGCACGCGGCGAGGgagggccggggcggcgcgctgacggccgcccggctccggcggctgctgcggctCGAGCCGCCCGAGCTCTCGCAG GACGCCGGGACGAGCGAGCTGGACACGAGCCGCGACGGGGAGCTGAGCTTCGGCGAGTACTGGCGGCTCCTCGGCGAGGCGGCCAGGAGCGTCCGCCGGGACGGCGCGGGGACGCCCGAGTGA
- the LOC134152469 gene encoding uncharacterized protein LOC134152469, whose translation MGRGLAPCSAVPAPFPKLAGRRSGSPWESPIPVLQQRNPRWERPKLQLGPGASGPFPREAVPCHAVPFPLPSQAGRVLIWFPVGIPYHCPAAAQLWMGNTRTTARARALGLFPRVAMPCRAVPCHSRSHSQVGWAPVRLPMGIPIPILQQRSPGWETPKSQPRLGASGPFPRVAKPCCTMLCRAVPCHAVPCRAALYRTVPCHAVLCRAMPYCAVPCHRCSMGSRRWGREGGVPRPHAGPAPGSETRRLAPRRSRRRAGSSHSRLPPYKTVARRSPRTPRRPPSRTPGGSVGERRRRHRGATEPGRSSMGQCHCRKKRKDCQELTDVERAIETVINQFHCYAVKGQKEFLTPNELRELVLQKLPHLGKCVGPLDEKIECMGDPDEAKLEFGEYWDMMGDAAKGCRGK comes from the exons ATGGGCCGGGGGCTTGCGCCGTGCAGCGCCGTGCCCGCTCCCTTTCCCAAGCTGGCCGGGCGCCGGTCTGGCTCCCCGTGGGAATCCCCCATCCCCGTCCTGCAGCAGCGCAACCCTAGATGGGAAAGGCCAAAATTGCAGCTTGGGCCAGGGGCATCGGGGCCGTTCCCACGCGAGGCTGTaccatgccatgccgtgccattCCCACTCCCATCCCAAGCTGGTCGGGTGCTGATCTGGTTCCCTGTGGGAATCCCCTAtcactgccctgcagcagcacagctctggaTGGGAAACACCAGAACGACAGCCCGGGCCAGGGCGTTGGGGCTGTTCCCACGTGtggccatgccgtgccgtgccgtgccgtgccattCGCGCTCCCATTCCCAAGTGGGCTGGGCGCCGGTCCGGCTCCCCATGGGaatccccatccccatcctgcAGCAGCGCAGCCCTGGATGGGAAACTCCAAAATCGCAGCCCAGGCTGGGGGCATCAGGGCCGTTCCCACGCGTCGCCAAGCCGTGCTGCAccatgctgtgccgtgccgtgccgtgccatgccgtgccatgccgtgccgcaCTGTACCgcaccgtgccgtgccatgccgtactgtgccgtgccatgccgtactgtgccgtgccgtgccaccGCTGCTCCATGGGGAGCAGGCGATGGGGCCGGGAAGGAGGCGTTCCTCGGCCGCACGCTGGCCCGGCGCCAGGCTCCGAAACGCGACGCCTTGCCCCACGCCGCAGCCGGCGGCGCGCAGGGAGCTCCCACTCACGCCTCCCGCCGTATAAAACCGtggcgcggcgcagcccgcgcacaccccgccgcccgccgagcAG GACCCCGGGCGGATCCGTCGGAGAACGtcgccgccgccaccgcggAGCTACCGAGCCGGGCAGGAGCAGCATGGGCCAGTGCCACTGCCGCAAGAAGCGCAAG GACTGCCAGGAGCTCACCGACGTGGAGCGGGCCATCGAGACCGTCATCAACCAGTTCCACTGCTACGCGGTGAAGGGCCAGAAGGAGTTCCTGACGCCCAACGAGCTGCGCGAGCTGGTGCTGCAGAAGCTGCCGCACCTGGGCAAG TGCGTGGGGCCGCTGGACGAGAAGATCGAGTGCATGGGCGACCCCGACGAGGCCAAGCTGGAGTTCGGCGAGTACTGGGACATGATGGGCGACGCCGCCAAGGGCTGCCGGGGGAAGTAG